In one Vibrio sp. VB16 genomic region, the following are encoded:
- a CDS encoding aspartate:alanine antiporter produces the protein MNIDVALILEQNQILLVFVVLAIGLAIGKIRFGGFQLGNSIGVLITALVMGNLGFSIGHEALTIGFMLFIYCVGIEAGPNFFGIFFRDGKHYLMLSLIVLVSAISLTYFASRLVGLDYGLSAGLMAGALTATPVLVGAQDALNSGLATLPHNADMELVLQNLSVGYALAYLVGLISMILFAKLLPKLQKQDLHDSAEQIAQERGIGSAAHRKVYLPIIRAYRVGKELINWIDGKNLRELGIYRQTGCYIERIRRNGILAHPDGDAILQEGDEIALVGYPDSHARLDPSFRNGKEVFDRNLLDLRIVEEEIVVKSDSISGKKLSDLNLSEYGCFLNRVVRAQIEMPMDLTIVLAKGDILQVSGEKSRVLGLAERIGFISIHSQMADLLAFCSFFILGILFGLVTMTFGQVTFGLGNAVGLLLAGITLGFLRANHPTFGYVPQGALNMVKDLGLMFFMAGIGLSAGGNLFTFMNQTGLQIILISLIVSVVPVVLAYLVGAYVFKMNRALLFGAIIGARTCAPAMDIVNEYARSTIPALGYAGTYAIANILMTLAGTLLIILS, from the coding sequence GTGAATATTGATGTCGCTTTAATCCTCGAACAGAATCAAATATTACTCGTTTTTGTCGTTCTCGCCATTGGCTTAGCAATAGGTAAAATACGCTTTGGTGGTTTTCAACTAGGAAACTCAATTGGCGTGCTTATTACCGCACTCGTCATGGGTAACCTTGGGTTTTCAATTGGCCACGAGGCATTAACCATTGGTTTCATGCTATTTATCTATTGCGTAGGCATTGAAGCTGGACCCAACTTCTTCGGCATCTTTTTTAGAGATGGTAAGCATTATTTGATGCTGAGCTTAATCGTGCTTGTTTCTGCTATTTCTCTCACCTATTTCGCTAGCCGCTTGGTTGGGTTAGATTACGGTCTCTCGGCTGGACTAATGGCTGGCGCATTAACTGCAACACCCGTACTAGTTGGTGCTCAAGATGCTCTGAATTCGGGTTTAGCAACACTGCCACATAATGCAGACATGGAACTGGTGTTACAAAACCTATCCGTTGGCTATGCACTTGCTTATTTGGTTGGTTTGATAAGCATGATACTGTTTGCGAAGCTACTCCCGAAACTACAAAAGCAAGATTTACACGACAGTGCAGAGCAAATAGCACAAGAGCGTGGTATCGGTAGTGCCGCCCATAGAAAGGTTTATTTGCCGATTATTCGAGCGTATCGTGTCGGCAAAGAACTCATTAATTGGATCGATGGTAAAAACCTTCGAGAACTGGGTATATATCGTCAAACTGGTTGTTACATCGAAAGAATCAGGCGTAATGGCATACTAGCCCATCCTGATGGAGACGCCATCCTACAAGAGGGTGATGAAATTGCATTGGTTGGTTACCCCGATAGCCATGCCCGATTAGACCCAAGTTTTAGAAATGGTAAAGAGGTATTCGACCGCAATTTACTCGACCTGCGAATTGTTGAAGAAGAGATAGTGGTAAAAAGTGACAGCATATCTGGTAAAAAACTATCAGACCTTAACCTTTCGGAATATGGCTGTTTCTTAAACCGAGTAGTCAGAGCTCAGATCGAGATGCCAATGGATCTCACCATTGTTTTGGCTAAGGGTGACATTCTGCAGGTTAGTGGTGAAAAGAGCCGCGTATTAGGGCTAGCTGAACGTATTGGTTTTATATCTATACACAGTCAAATGGCCGATCTATTGGCTTTTTGCAGCTTTTTTATCCTTGGTATTCTCTTTGGGTTAGTGACCATGACTTTCGGTCAAGTCACCTTTGGCTTAGGTAATGCAGTGGGACTTTTACTCGCAGGTATTACTCTCGGGTTCTTAAGAGCAAATCACCCTACCTTTGGCTACGTTCCTCAAGGTGCATTGAATATGGTGAAGGATCTTGGCTTAATGTTTTTTATGGCGGGAATAGGTCTTAGTGCGGGTGGCAATCTATTCACCTTTATGAATCAGACCGGATTACAGATCATACTAATTAGCTTGATTGTAAGCGTGGTTCCTGTGGTTCTCGCTTACCTTGTTGGAGCTTATGTCTTTAAAATGAATAGAGCTTTGCTCTTTGGAGCAATCATTGGTGCGAGAACCTGTGCACCAGCGATGGACATTGTTAACGAATATGCAAGGTCCACGATCCCAGCTCTAGGTTATGCAGGTACTTACGCTATCGCGAATATTTTAATGACGCTTGCTGGCACCCTACTCATCATTTTGAGCTAA
- a CDS encoding GrxA family glutaredoxin: MFVVIFGRPACPFCVRAKEIAESLKESRDDFNYRYVDIHAEGISKADLEKTVGKPVETVPQIFIDQDHVGGCTEFETYARANLGL; encoded by the coding sequence ATGTTTGTTGTTATTTTTGGTCGCCCTGCATGCCCGTTTTGTGTACGAGCAAAAGAAATCGCGGAATCGTTGAAAGAAAGTCGTGATGATTTTAACTATCGTTATGTAGATATTCACGCTGAAGGTATTAGCAAAGCGGATCTAGAGAAAACAGTGGGTAAACCTGTAGAGACAGTGCCTCAGATCTTTATCGATCAAGACCACGTTGGTGGTTGCACAGAATTTGAAACCTATGCTAGAGCAAACCTAGGCTTGTAG
- a CDS encoding iron-containing alcohol dehydrogenase, which yields MFQFMTSAKVIFGEGALNSSLSVFNQYGYSVLLVTGKSMARAAPVVAYLRSQNMRYQHVSISGEPNISMVEETAVVGRRFKPDMVVAIGGGSVIDMGKALSAIIPNQGDLYDYVEVVGRSVPLKTKPLPFIAIPTTASTGSEVTNKAVLRSGQDRVKVSLRSPDILPDVAIIDPTLTYDTNLNISSRGALETFTHLMESYVCGDPNPLTDTICEEGLRRLTTSVISGCKNNDCKARSDLAFAAMLGGMAISNAKLGAAHGLASSLGGKIEAPHSIITARLAPFVMDENIKSAEENGRGDILNRYGEIAKIVTQNPEADYLDSIAWIKMMLERLELPNLSEFGICNTSFHRVARDAMQSSSIKGNPLPLNEDRLVFILQQVCSCEEPAGLDDGVVVSGSVKIEEVDFQSREEV from the coding sequence ATGTTTCAGTTTATGACATCGGCAAAGGTTATATTTGGTGAAGGAGCGCTTAATTCGTCCTTATCTGTATTCAACCAATATGGATATAGTGTTTTACTTGTGACTGGAAAAAGCATGGCTCGTGCCGCGCCTGTAGTGGCATACTTAAGAAGTCAAAACATGCGTTACCAGCATGTATCTATATCAGGTGAACCCAATATCTCCATGGTTGAAGAAACCGCTGTAGTGGGGCGTCGATTTAAGCCAGATATGGTGGTAGCGATAGGAGGCGGAAGTGTTATCGATATGGGAAAAGCGTTATCAGCGATTATCCCAAACCAGGGAGATCTTTATGACTACGTTGAAGTTGTTGGTCGAAGTGTCCCCTTAAAAACCAAACCGCTTCCATTTATCGCTATCCCAACCACGGCAAGTACTGGCTCTGAAGTTACCAACAAAGCCGTGTTGAGGTCGGGCCAAGACAGGGTCAAAGTGAGCCTTCGTTCGCCCGATATCTTACCTGATGTTGCGATTATTGACCCAACGTTAACCTATGACACCAACCTAAATATATCAAGCCGAGGTGCGCTCGAAACCTTTACTCATCTAATGGAGTCCTATGTTTGTGGTGACCCCAATCCGTTGACAGATACAATTTGTGAAGAAGGGCTAAGGCGATTGACGACATCGGTCATTTCTGGCTGTAAAAATAATGATTGTAAAGCGAGATCAGACCTAGCCTTTGCGGCAATGTTAGGTGGAATGGCTATTAGCAACGCTAAGCTAGGCGCTGCTCATGGTTTGGCTTCATCCCTAGGAGGAAAAATAGAAGCACCTCACAGTATCATTACCGCAAGGCTGGCCCCTTTTGTCATGGATGAGAACATTAAATCAGCAGAGGAGAATGGACGAGGTGATATTCTTAATCGCTACGGGGAGATAGCTAAAATTGTTACCCAAAATCCGGAGGCAGACTATTTGGACAGCATAGCTTGGATTAAAATGATGCTAGAACGGCTTGAGTTGCCTAATCTAAGTGAGTTTGGCATCTGTAATACATCATTCCATCGAGTGGCAAGGGATGCCATGCAATCGTCGTCAATAAAAGGCAATCCACTACCGTTAAATGAGGACCGTTTAGTTTTCATTCTTCAGCAAGTTTGCTCATGTGAGGAGCCTGCTGGCCTCGATGATGGTGTTGTGGTATCAGGCAGCGTCAAAATTGAAGAAGTAGATTTTCAATCTAGAGAAGAGGTGTAG
- a CDS encoding MurR/RpiR family transcriptional regulator: MNTLEKIQKSLENFSKSERKVAEVIMAAPQTAIHSSIATLAKMADVSEPTVNRFCRRLDTKGFPDFKLHLAQSLANGTPYVNRNVEEDDGPDAYTHKIFESTMACLDVAKNSLDASQINRAVDLLTQAKRISFFGLGASSAVAKDAQNKFIRFNIPIASFEDIVMQRMSCINCTDNDVIVLISHTGRTKSMVEVANLGRENGATVIAITSKDSPLDKAASLSITLDVPEDTDVYMPMASRVVQMTVIDVLATGFTLRRGSGFRENLRRVKDALKDSRYDKITQL, from the coding sequence ATGAATACACTGGAAAAAATTCAAAAAAGCCTAGAGAATTTCAGCAAATCTGAACGTAAAGTGGCTGAAGTTATTATGGCGGCGCCACAAACTGCGATTCATTCTAGCATCGCCACGCTGGCAAAAATGGCCGACGTAAGTGAACCAACTGTAAATCGCTTTTGTAGAAGGCTCGATACTAAAGGCTTCCCAGACTTTAAACTTCATCTTGCGCAAAGCCTAGCAAACGGCACGCCTTACGTTAATAGAAACGTAGAAGAAGACGATGGACCTGACGCCTATACGCACAAAATATTTGAATCAACCATGGCCTGTTTAGACGTCGCGAAAAATAGCTTAGACGCCTCTCAAATAAACCGAGCGGTTGATCTTCTTACTCAGGCAAAACGCATATCTTTCTTTGGCCTAGGCGCATCTTCAGCCGTCGCGAAAGATGCTCAAAATAAATTTATTCGTTTCAATATTCCAATTGCTTCCTTTGAAGATATTGTTATGCAACGTATGAGCTGTATCAACTGTACCGACAATGACGTGATTGTATTAATCTCGCATACCGGTAGAACCAAGAGCATGGTTGAAGTGGCAAACTTAGGACGTGAAAATGGCGCGACCGTCATTGCGATCACGTCGAAGGACTCACCACTTGATAAGGCCGCATCACTATCTATTACTTTAGATGTACCCGAAGACACTGATGTGTATATGCCAATGGCTAGCCGCGTAGTACAAATGACCGTGATTGATGTACTTGCCACTGGCTTTACACTTCGCCGTGGTTCTGGTTTTAGAGAGAATTTGCGACGGGTAAAAGACGCATTGAAAGATTCTCGATACGATAAGATAACCCAGTTGTAA
- the panP gene encoding pyridoxal-dependent aspartate 1-decarboxylase PanP — protein MVTKNKTADVSLESLLRIFTVPEAADSALTQIEAKLSQNLNEFLREHIVAEEKPLREIEKDFSEAAIPEVPVFVSDHTQHLLDTLVSHSVHTSAPSFIGHMTSALPYFLMPLSKIMIALNQNLVKIETSKAFTPLERQVLGMLHRLIYQQDDVFYEQWMHSAKHSLGSFCSGGTIANITALWVARNNALKADNEFNGVENEGLFNAMKHYGYEGLAILVSDRGHYSLKKAANILGIGQDSLIPVKTDENNRLCTLALQEKIAELKQKNIKPFAIIGVAGTTETGNIDPIREIAEISQREGCHFHVDAAWGGATLMSNNHRHLLDGIELADSVTIDAHKQLYIPMGAGMVLFKNPDDMAAIEHHAEYILRKGSKDLGSHTLEGSRSGMAMLVYSSMHIISRPGYELLIDQSIEKAKYFAGLIKQQPDFELISEPELCLLTYRYVPSLTAKALLVADKDQKKKLHRLLNGLTKYVQKRQREEGKTFVSRTKLNPHNWDKMNTIVFRVVLANPLTTKGILQSVLDEQREISMNSGSLMKEITKLTHSILK, from the coding sequence ATGGTAACGAAAAACAAAACAGCAGATGTAAGTCTTGAAAGCTTGCTTCGAATCTTCACTGTCCCAGAAGCCGCAGATTCTGCACTCACTCAAATTGAAGCGAAACTGTCGCAAAATTTAAATGAATTTTTGCGCGAGCATATTGTCGCCGAAGAAAAACCACTACGCGAAATTGAAAAAGATTTCTCTGAAGCGGCGATTCCTGAAGTGCCGGTATTTGTTTCCGATCATACTCAGCACTTATTGGACACCCTCGTTTCTCATTCGGTACATACCTCTGCACCAAGCTTTATTGGCCATATGACGTCGGCACTGCCCTATTTCTTGATGCCTTTGTCAAAGATAATGATCGCTTTAAATCAAAACTTAGTGAAGATAGAAACCTCCAAGGCATTCACACCTCTTGAGAGGCAAGTATTGGGTATGTTACATCGTCTTATATACCAGCAAGATGACGTATTTTATGAGCAATGGATGCATAGCGCCAAACACTCACTAGGCTCGTTCTGTTCCGGTGGAACTATCGCTAACATTACCGCGCTCTGGGTAGCACGAAATAATGCCCTCAAGGCCGATAACGAATTTAATGGTGTTGAAAATGAAGGGCTTTTCAATGCAATGAAACATTATGGCTATGAAGGTTTAGCGATATTGGTTTCAGATAGAGGCCATTATTCCCTTAAAAAAGCAGCGAATATATTAGGTATTGGACAGGATTCACTGATCCCGGTTAAAACCGATGAGAATAATCGGCTTTGTACTCTAGCGCTCCAAGAAAAAATTGCCGAGTTGAAGCAGAAAAACATCAAACCATTCGCGATCATTGGTGTCGCAGGCACAACGGAAACAGGCAACATTGATCCCATTCGCGAGATAGCAGAAATTAGTCAACGCGAAGGGTGTCATTTCCATGTAGATGCAGCTTGGGGTGGTGCGACATTAATGTCAAACAATCACCGTCACCTCCTGGATGGTATCGAGCTAGCCGACTCAGTAACTATAGATGCACACAAACAACTCTACATTCCAATGGGCGCGGGAATGGTATTGTTCAAAAACCCTGATGATATGGCGGCAATTGAACACCATGCCGAATACATATTAAGAAAAGGGTCAAAAGATTTAGGTAGCCATACATTAGAGGGTTCACGCTCTGGTATGGCGATGCTTGTTTATTCCAGCATGCATATAATCAGTCGACCTGGTTATGAATTGCTTATCGATCAAAGCATTGAGAAAGCGAAGTATTTTGCTGGCCTAATTAAACAACAACCCGATTTTGAACTTATCTCAGAGCCTGAACTTTGCCTACTGACTTATCGATATGTTCCATCATTAACAGCCAAAGCTTTACTCGTTGCCGATAAAGATCAGAAAAAAAAGCTACATAGGCTATTAAATGGGCTAACCAAATATGTACAGAAACGACAACGAGAAGAAGGAAAAACGTTCGTGTCGCGGACCAAACTCAACCCACATAACTGGGACAAAATGAATACGATAGTATTTCGAGTTGTATTAGCCAATCCGCTTACCACCAAAGGAATTTTACAGTCAGTACTTGATGAGCAACGAGAAATCTCAATGAACAGTGGTTCGTTAATGAAAGAAATAACCAAATTAACGCATTCGATTCTTAAGTAA
- a CDS encoding lysine exporter LysO family protein produces MFSGMIFIFTPLVVGYLFSISNAKLLDQINSNTSRLVYVILFLMGLSLAALDNLSANLQTILKFTSTFFLLMGMCNLLVLPFIDKLFPLKTEQSNKKLPLSSMALESGKLILVVGSGLAVGLLLNFDLHWVEDASEWILFFLLFLIGIQLRNSGLTLRQILLNKHGMIIAVVIVLTSWIGGLLAALWLDIPLTRGLAMASGFGWYSLSGILMGDAFGPVYGGASFMIELLRELIALVMIPMLIQRRPCTAIGYAGATAMDFTLPVIQTSGGVRCVPIAIVSGFILSLLVPLFMLFFVSLSS; encoded by the coding sequence ATGTTTTCAGGGATGATTTTTATTTTTACCCCACTGGTTGTGGGGTATCTATTTTCTATATCAAATGCAAAGTTACTCGACCAAATCAACAGCAATACGTCTCGATTGGTCTATGTAATACTTTTCTTAATGGGGCTTAGCCTAGCTGCATTGGATAACTTAAGTGCCAATTTACAAACTATTCTAAAATTCACCTCAACGTTTTTCCTTCTAATGGGAATGTGCAATTTGTTGGTGCTGCCCTTTATTGACAAGCTATTTCCACTCAAAACTGAACAATCCAACAAAAAGCTCCCACTCTCTTCGATGGCGTTAGAGTCAGGGAAACTCATTTTGGTCGTGGGCTCTGGTTTGGCGGTTGGATTGTTACTTAACTTTGATCTCCATTGGGTTGAGGACGCGAGTGAGTGGATATTGTTTTTCCTACTATTTCTTATTGGTATTCAACTTAGAAACAGTGGTCTTACACTTAGGCAGATACTGCTGAATAAACATGGCATGATCATAGCGGTCGTTATCGTACTAACATCTTGGATTGGTGGGCTGCTTGCCGCTCTATGGTTAGATATTCCCCTCACTCGTGGTTTAGCGATGGCTTCTGGGTTTGGATGGTACTCGCTTTCCGGCATCTTAATGGGGGATGCGTTTGGTCCTGTATATGGTGGCGCTTCTTTTATGATAGAGCTTTTAAGAGAGCTTATTGCTTTGGTTATGATACCGATGCTAATTCAACGCCGACCCTGTACTGCTATAGGTTACGCCGGTGCAACAGCAATGGACTTTACCCTACCCGTGATTCAAACCTCTGGTGGTGTACGCTGTGTACCAATTGCGATAGTTAGTGGCTTCATCCTAAGCTTGCTTGTCCCTCTATTTATGCTTTTTTTCGTTTCGTTAAGTAGCTGA